One genomic window of Halorhabdus sp. CBA1104 includes the following:
- a CDS encoding extracellular solute-binding protein, which produces MPNGNNGSSSSVSRRRFIQAAGAAGVTAGLAGCGGGDTTTDSGGDTGGDDQDGATTGTADGGEIGGKVSVFAGKVWEQNEDKFTKVLHEQGVPDSVDIQLNSAAQQTGSKQQRLRTQINAESKDPDLVLTDNGWTIPFIVRGDLVNLTEAMSDEFISQVYDEGVRSMVQTGQHPETGDLYSIPVFPDFPTVQYRKDLFKEVGYTESDFEQWQSNPIGWDTFSSIVAEAKQAGDVDYGHVWQGKNYGGLSCCTFNEFLTSMGGSFFGGEDNLFGPIGDRPVTIGDEKAIDGIELARDLVYGEGESPMDVAGVSPQEVGGWIEPDTKSIFEAQNAVTQRNWTYAIGGAADKFEGTEAELGVMPLPKGPNGSWHAQGGWILSMNPYSDNKAAAKEVIKAWWSDAMHKTQLDVANYMPPKPSLYDYVKEHPTYGPYFKPLNYAAENLMPRPTTSVWPTQSTVIAKQVNAALTKKKSAADAAQQLETKIKAIEDQA; this is translated from the coding sequence ATGCCCAACGGCAACAACGGCAGTTCGTCGAGCGTGTCCCGGCGACGGTTCATCCAGGCTGCTGGCGCGGCAGGCGTGACAGCGGGTCTCGCAGGATGTGGCGGTGGAGACACCACGACAGACAGTGGGGGCGATACGGGCGGAGACGACCAAGACGGTGCCACGACTGGCACGGCCGACGGTGGCGAGATCGGCGGGAAGGTCTCGGTGTTCGCGGGGAAGGTGTGGGAACAGAACGAGGACAAGTTCACGAAAGTCCTTCACGAACAGGGCGTGCCGGATTCGGTCGACATCCAACTCAACTCCGCTGCCCAACAGACGGGGAGCAAACAGCAGCGTCTCAGAACACAGATCAACGCGGAGTCGAAGGACCCCGATCTCGTGTTGACGGACAACGGATGGACGATCCCGTTCATCGTTCGGGGCGATCTCGTCAATTTGACTGAGGCGATGAGCGACGAGTTCATCTCCCAGGTCTACGACGAAGGCGTCCGGTCGATGGTACAGACAGGACAACACCCAGAGACGGGCGATCTGTACTCGATTCCGGTCTTCCCGGACTTCCCGACCGTGCAGTATCGAAAGGACCTGTTCAAGGAAGTCGGCTACACCGAGTCTGACTTCGAGCAGTGGCAATCGAACCCGATCGGCTGGGATACGTTCTCGTCTATCGTCGCAGAAGCCAAGCAAGCCGGCGACGTGGATTATGGCCACGTCTGGCAGGGCAAAAATTACGGTGGACTGTCGTGTTGTACGTTCAACGAGTTCCTGACGAGCATGGGTGGGTCCTTCTTTGGCGGCGAGGACAACCTCTTCGGGCCGATCGGCGATCGACCGGTCACGATCGGCGACGAGAAAGCCATCGACGGTATCGAGCTGGCACGCGATCTGGTCTACGGTGAGGGCGAATCGCCGATGGACGTCGCGGGCGTCTCACCCCAGGAGGTCGGTGGCTGGATCGAACCCGACACGAAGAGTATCTTCGAAGCCCAAAACGCCGTCACCCAGCGCAATTGGACCTACGCCATCGGTGGTGCAGCAGACAAATTCGAGGGCACGGAAGCAGAACTCGGCGTGATGCCCCTGCCGAAAGGCCCCAACGGCTCCTGGCACGCCCAGGGTGGCTGGATCCTCTCGATGAATCCCTACAGCGACAACAAGGCTGCAGCCAAGGAAGTCATCAAAGCCTGGTGGAGCGACGCGATGCACAAGACCCAACTCGACGTCGCAAACTACATGCCGCCCAAGCCGTCGCTGTACGACTACGTCAAGGAACACCCGACCTACGGGCCGTACTTCAAACCCCTCAATTACGCCGCCGAGAACCTCATGCCACGGCCGACGACATCCGTCTGGCCCACCCAGTCGACTGTTATCGCGAAACAAGTCAACGCTGCACTCACGAAAAAGAAGTCGGCAGCCGACGCAGCCCAGCAATTGGAAACCAAGATCAAAGCGATCGAAGACCAGGCCTAG
- a CDS encoding alpha-amylase family glycosyl hydrolase, with the protein MTDTIETLWEDIYGTAYPDRKAALLELLEERNEQATYVPEETDWYQTGVVYSLYVDLFAEDFHGLIDRLDYLEELGVTVVWLLPVLESPMVDQGFDVADFSRVRDELGGNEAFLTFIEAAHDRDIKVVFDVPINHTSDQHPWFQNARDSPDAAYRDYYIWNDDTDKYAETRLLLKGVSDSNWTYSEPTDEYYFHRFYDIQPDLNYENPAVLIDMIRILTRWQVAGVDGFRMDAAPFLWKREGTNCENLPETHTILQLFRAAFDYVSEGTVMIAEANQEPSDVVDYFGSGDECHVAYNFPIMPTFFLALAENDPTYITDELERLETLDIPDTAQWFTFLRVHDELTLEFVDPDERRLLNDEYRRDDDWDFRDGEGISGRLYDLLETDPERVLLAYSLLFSIEGTPIIYYGDEIGMSNDRAFFEEMNEKLGYDDSRYLHRGPFDEERKAAAMAGDDPDAHTIWTGLREMIGTRTSNPALFAEQPTYRVENGVFVSTRTHGDRTLSTYNNVTTASRTVDGIDLDGHEYVWRLSDR; encoded by the coding sequence ATGACAGACACAATCGAAACGCTGTGGGAAGACATCTACGGGACAGCGTATCCAGACAGGAAAGCCGCGCTCCTCGAATTACTCGAGGAACGCAACGAACAGGCCACGTACGTCCCCGAAGAGACCGACTGGTATCAAACCGGCGTCGTCTACTCGCTGTACGTCGATCTGTTCGCCGAGGACTTTCACGGGTTGATCGATCGACTCGACTATCTCGAAGAGCTGGGCGTGACGGTCGTCTGGCTGTTGCCAGTTCTCGAATCGCCGATGGTCGATCAGGGATTCGACGTCGCTGACTTCTCGCGTGTCCGAGACGAACTCGGCGGGAACGAGGCGTTCCTCACGTTCATCGAGGCAGCTCACGACCGCGATATCAAGGTCGTGTTCGATGTCCCCATCAATCACACATCTGACCAGCATCCGTGGTTTCAAAATGCTCGTGACAGTCCGGATGCTGCGTACCGTGACTACTACATCTGGAACGACGATACCGACAAATACGCCGAGACGCGTCTCCTGTTGAAAGGCGTCTCGGACTCGAACTGGACGTACAGCGAACCCACAGACGAGTACTACTTCCACCGGTTCTACGACATCCAACCGGATCTCAACTACGAGAATCCAGCCGTCTTGATCGATATGATCCGGATTCTGACCCGCTGGCAGGTGGCGGGCGTCGACGGGTTCCGGATGGATGCCGCGCCCTTCCTCTGGAAACGTGAGGGGACAAACTGCGAGAACCTCCCCGAGACCCACACGATCTTGCAACTCTTCCGGGCGGCCTTCGATTACGTTTCGGAGGGGACGGTCATGATCGCCGAGGCCAATCAGGAACCGTCCGACGTCGTCGATTACTTCGGTAGCGGCGATGAGTGCCACGTCGCGTACAACTTTCCGATCATGCCGACGTTCTTCCTGGCGCTCGCCGAGAACGATCCGACCTACATCACCGACGAGCTCGAACGCCTAGAGACACTCGATATCCCCGACACCGCACAGTGGTTTACGTTCCTGCGCGTTCACGACGAGTTGACCTTGGAGTTCGTCGACCCGGACGAGCGCCGCCTCCTCAACGACGAGTATCGCAGGGACGACGACTGGGACTTCCGTGACGGGGAGGGTATCTCCGGGCGGCTGTATGACCTTCTCGAGACAGATCCCGAGCGTGTCCTGCTTGCGTACTCGCTTCTGTTCTCTATCGAGGGGACGCCGATCATCTATTACGGTGACGAGATCGGCATGTCGAACGATCGTGCGTTCTTCGAGGAGATGAACGAGAAACTCGGCTACGACGACAGCCGCTACCTCCATCGTGGCCCCTTCGACGAGGAGCGCAAGGCAGCCGCGATGGCCGGCGACGATCCAGATGCCCACACGATCTGGACTGGCCTTCGGGAGATGATCGGGACTCGAACCAGTAATCCGGCATTGTTCGCCGAACAACCGACCTACCGGGTCGAAAACGGTGTCTTCGTCTCGACGCGAACCCACGGCGACCGGACCCTCTCTACGTACAACAACGTGACGACGGCCTCACGCACGGTCGACGGCATCGACCTCGATGGCCACGAATACGTCTGGCGTCTCTCAGACCGATAG